In Roseofilum reptotaenium CS-1145, a single genomic region encodes these proteins:
- a CDS encoding cofactor assembly of complex C subunit B: MIGENPALIPLLILTLLLCIGLFFFIRASVKDRTEEITLIANVTEEELLPQLQTYFDNRAYQVTALESQTQKITFEGTVQPSWFLAIFLSFLATLGLLCGNLVISTVWSDFPPILWAIVFLAPGAGLFYWKGAYRTEQVELQVQSLEPSTEVAQSLIAVRAHRDELAELQKALQSLLCNEAELS, from the coding sequence ATGATCGGCGAAAATCCTGCCTTAATTCCCCTCCTAATCCTGACCCTTCTGCTGTGTATCGGTCTCTTTTTCTTTATTCGAGCCTCCGTTAAAGACCGAACAGAAGAAATCACCCTCATAGCTAACGTCACAGAAGAAGAATTACTTCCCCAACTGCAAACCTATTTTGACAACCGAGCCTACCAGGTTACAGCTCTAGAGAGCCAAACCCAGAAAATCACCTTTGAGGGAACTGTTCAACCCAGTTGGTTTTTAGCCATTTTTCTCTCTTTTTTAGCTACTCTTGGCCTACTTTGTGGTAATCTTGTAATCTCTACCGTATGGTCTGACTTTCCCCCAATCCTATGGGCGATCGTCTTCCTTGCCCCGGGTGCAGGTCTTTTCTACTGGAAGGGCGCTTATCGCACTGAACAAGTGGAGCTACAAGTTCAATCTCTTGAGCCATCCACGGAAGTGGCGCAAAGTCTGATTGCGGTCAGAGCGCACCGAGATGAACTCGCTGAACTTCAGAAAGCCTTACAATCTTTGCTTTGTAATGAGGCAGAGTTAAGCTGA
- the thiL gene encoding thiamine-phosphate kinase → MKVREVGEQGLLQRLFRFCAAHRVGDDGAVLDLTPGYRMVVTTDVLVDGVHFSDRTTPPHAVGWRAVAANLSDLAAMGACPLGITVGLSLTADTEVEWVESLYEGMNDGLKPHETAIIGGDVVRSPVISLSITALGQVKPDRLCQRHTGKPGDLIVVTGVHGASRAGLECLLNPQWSMTLSPGDRQKFIKAHQYPKPRLDVLPKLWNLKPQRIAGMDSSDGLADALDQICRASGVGARIDLSQIPTAQGLTSVLSEAEIRHWTFYGGEDFELVLCLPPEVAHPFVETLGEEAAIIGELIGGNRIELIDRKDRQNPNLTLDRSWGFQHFPLS, encoded by the coding sequence ATGAAGGTGAGAGAAGTTGGGGAACAGGGGCTTTTGCAGCGTCTCTTCCGGTTTTGTGCTGCCCATAGAGTGGGGGATGATGGGGCAGTACTGGATCTGACTCCAGGATACCGCATGGTGGTGACCACAGATGTGTTGGTGGATGGAGTCCATTTTAGCGATCGCACGACTCCCCCCCATGCCGTCGGATGGCGAGCAGTAGCCGCTAATTTATCAGATTTAGCTGCTATGGGCGCTTGTCCCCTAGGGATCACCGTGGGGTTAAGTTTAACGGCAGATACAGAGGTGGAGTGGGTTGAGTCACTTTATGAAGGGATGAACGACGGTTTAAAACCCCATGAGACAGCCATTATTGGTGGGGATGTAGTGCGATCGCCGGTTATTTCCCTTAGTATTACCGCTTTGGGACAAGTTAAACCCGATCGCCTCTGTCAACGCCATACGGGAAAACCTGGCGATCTGATTGTAGTCACAGGAGTTCATGGAGCCTCCCGTGCTGGCCTAGAATGTTTGTTAAATCCTCAGTGGTCGATGACTTTGTCACCGGGCGATCGCCAAAAATTCATTAAAGCGCATCAATATCCCAAGCCGCGCTTAGATGTTCTACCCAAATTATGGAATTTAAAGCCGCAACGGATCGCCGGAATGGATAGCAGCGATGGGTTAGCCGATGCCTTAGATCAAATCTGTCGCGCCAGTGGCGTTGGCGCGAGGATTGATTTAAGTCAAATTCCCACTGCTCAGGGTTTAACCTCTGTACTTTCTGAAGCAGAGATTCGCCATTGGACTTTCTATGGAGGAGAAGATTTTGAGTTGGTGTTGTGCCTTCCCCCAGAAGTCGCTCATCCTTTCGTGGAGACATTAGGGGAAGAGGCAGCCATTATTGGAGAATTAATCGGGGGCAATCGCATTGAACTGATCGATCGTAAGGATC